In Chitinispirillum alkaliphilum, a genomic segment contains:
- a CDS encoding Periplasmic divalent cation tolerance protein CutA encodes MLPSFLNKTFRNQKKLGGKRSMKFIMVYITTKDRGEAVKIGRTLVDEKLAACVNIVDGMNSLYRWQGEIVEDNETILIAKSREERFEKILSRVKELHSYTVPCVVGLPLTEGNPDYLQWLREETE; translated from the coding sequence TTGCTCCCATCTTTTCTGAATAAAACATTCCGCAATCAGAAAAAACTGGGGGGGAAGCGTAGTATGAAATTTATAATGGTGTACATAACCACAAAAGACCGGGGTGAAGCTGTTAAGATCGGGCGTACACTGGTGGATGAAAAACTTGCCGCATGCGTTAATATCGTGGATGGCATGAATTCGCTGTATCGCTGGCAGGGAGAAATCGTGGAAGATAATGAAACTATACTTATAGCCAAATCCAGGGAAGAGCGGTTTGAGAAAATCCTCTCAAGAGTGAAAGAGCTTCACTCCTATACGGTACCCTGCGTGGTGGGGCTTCCTCTGACTGAAGGAAACCCGGATTACCTGCAATGGCTCCGGGAGGAAACGGAATAA